The sequence below is a genomic window from Dyadobacter chenwenxiniae.
GTTACAGCAGGATGCGGTAAGTGTAAAAGTCTCCAGCAGCGCTCCAAAAGATTTTTGTGCTTCCTCCCATACGACCGGGTTAATGCAATAGCAAACCCGCGGTGGATTGATTTCACCGTGAATGATCCCAATCCGTTTCAGCTCTTTTAAATGCTGGGACACGGTGGCCTGGGCAAGTTCGAGCTCATCGACCAGGTCTCCACATACACAGGACTTCCGGGCGATCAGCAATTGCAAAATCGCAACCCTGGCCGGGTGCGAGAACGCTTTGGCCAGATCCGCAATACGGTTTTGCTGCTCAGTGAATATTTCAGTTTTTGTAACTCCCATGCTGCAAATATAACGGTCAATTTATTAATTGCAATATTACGATAAATATTTTTTTGTGTGATAAAATCTATCGTATCTTTACGATCAAGTTTTCAACTCTAACTGACCTTGATAGAACATGAACCTGATCAACTTGATAATTATGACCTT
It includes:
- a CDS encoding ArsR/SmtB family transcription factor, encoding MGVTKTEIFTEQQNRIADLAKAFSHPARVAILQLLIARKSCVCGDLVDELELAQATVSQHLKELKRIGIIHGEINPPRVCYCINPVVWEEAQKSFGALLETFTLTASCCN